A DNA window from Pseudodesulfovibrio thermohalotolerans contains the following coding sequences:
- a CDS encoding twin-arginine translocation signal domain-containing protein, which produces MSSEHLNRRDFLKIGALAGAAAAVSAVPVRAMAAPAVRTLEECMSMTPEAMADASGPVSASWRSILKAAAAIRNPAIRASVEQILNNPTPSVIKGMSGSNKKAIYKELSAKGLIEGVSEADFLPPAASADASPQPFRSAPGSGYQSHHAYPGGLCTHTGLNTRVSIALYDGYREVYDYMLDRDVVIAAQLLHDLHKPWVFQWDANGESRTERKLAGTGEHHTLGVAESIARRLPADVIVAQACAHNHPRTEKDEAQVVGWLTAASVIAGVDPVAYGLLAKGGKTLPMPRRQEGFVTHLGDHDWVLTVPACQWILPTMEKVAMRDYGISKSDLKAKPFNQFRNYVFSQATIMSLYETYAAKGEAELVRTIHSIVTPA; this is translated from the coding sequence ATGTCTTCCGAACACCTCAATCGTCGTGATTTCCTGAAAATCGGCGCCCTGGCCGGTGCAGCCGCCGCCGTCTCAGCCGTGCCCGTCCGCGCCATGGCCGCCCCGGCTGTCCGCACCCTTGAAGAGTGCATGTCCATGACCCCCGAAGCCATGGCCGACGCCTCCGGTCCGGTCTCCGCCTCCTGGCGGTCCATCCTGAAGGCCGCCGCCGCGATCCGCAACCCGGCCATCCGCGCAAGCGTCGAGCAGATCCTGAACAACCCCACGCCCTCCGTCATCAAGGGCATGAGCGGCTCCAACAAAAAGGCCATCTACAAGGAACTTTCCGCCAAGGGACTCATCGAGGGCGTATCCGAAGCCGATTTTCTGCCCCCGGCGGCCAGCGCCGACGCTTCTCCCCAGCCCTTCCGCTCCGCTCCCGGCAGCGGCTACCAGAGCCATCACGCCTACCCGGGCGGACTGTGTACCCACACCGGCCTGAACACCCGCGTGTCCATCGCCCTGTATGACGGCTACCGCGAAGTCTACGACTACATGCTCGACCGCGACGTGGTCATCGCCGCGCAGCTTCTTCACGACCTGCACAAGCCGTGGGTCTTCCAGTGGGACGCCAACGGCGAGTCCCGCACCGAGCGCAAGCTGGCCGGAACCGGCGAGCACCACACCCTGGGCGTGGCCGAGTCCATCGCCCGCAGGCTCCCCGCCGACGTCATCGTCGCCCAGGCCTGCGCCCACAACCATCCGCGCACCGAAAAGGACGAGGCCCAGGTCGTTGGCTGGCTGACCGCCGCTTCGGTCATCGCTGGCGTCGACCCCGTCGCCTACGGTCTGCTCGCCAAGGGCGGCAAGACCCTGCCCATGCCCCGCCGCCAGGAGGGATTCGTCACCCACCTCGGCGACCACGACTGGGTTCTCACCGTGCCCGCGTGCCAGTGGATTCTCCCGACCATGGAGAAAGTGGCCATGCGCGACTACGGCATTTCCAAAAGCGACCTCAAGGCCAAACCGTTCAACCAGTTCCGCAACTACGTCTTCTCCCAGGCGACCATCATGTCCCTGTACGAGACTTACGCCGCCAAGGGCGAAGCGGAACTCGTCCGCACCATCCATTCCATAGTCACCCCCGCCTAA
- the cysS gene encoding cysteine--tRNA ligase yields MRIYNTLKRRKEEFTPANNNDVNMYVCGITAYDFCHIGHARSSVVFDVLYRYLKHEGYNVNFIRNFTDIDDKIINRANEVGKRADEIAERFINEFYVDMDRLNILRPTVEPKCTEHIPEMIALTQRLIDKGHAYATESGDVYFKVRSFDGYGKLSGRNIDELESGARIAPGEQKEDPLDFALWKGAKPGEPSWESPWGKGRPGWHLECSAMSEKYSSLPLDIHGGGQDLSFPHHENEVAQSEAATGKPFANYWVHNGFVQINSEKMSKSLGNFFTIRDILAKFLPETLRYFLLTMHYRSPLDFSFDALEEAEKGLKRIYSALRQIDAELAKEKWKKSPFPEELTSELDTLEKSFAEAMADDLNTAGALGHVFSAIRLAGRVAEDKNLRKSEGGRDLFARIKRDMAEWAEVLGIFERDPAEFLLELRDCRAARAGIDPAKVQELLDARAQARKDKDFDKSDAIRDELAAMQVEVHDTPQGATWDVL; encoded by the coding sequence ATGAGAATCTACAACACCCTCAAGCGGCGGAAGGAAGAATTCACCCCGGCCAACAACAACGACGTCAACATGTACGTCTGCGGCATCACGGCCTACGATTTCTGTCACATCGGACACGCCCGCTCCAGCGTGGTCTTCGACGTGCTCTACCGCTACCTCAAGCACGAGGGATACAACGTCAACTTCATCCGCAACTTCACGGATATCGACGACAAGATCATCAATCGCGCCAACGAGGTGGGCAAGCGGGCCGATGAGATCGCCGAGCGGTTCATCAACGAGTTCTACGTGGACATGGACAGGCTGAACATCCTCCGGCCCACGGTGGAGCCCAAGTGCACCGAGCACATCCCCGAAATGATCGCGCTGACCCAGCGGCTCATCGACAAGGGCCACGCCTACGCCACCGAGTCCGGCGACGTGTATTTCAAGGTCCGCTCCTTTGACGGCTACGGCAAGCTGTCCGGCCGGAACATCGACGAGCTTGAATCCGGCGCGCGCATAGCTCCCGGCGAGCAGAAAGAGGACCCGCTCGACTTCGCCCTGTGGAAAGGCGCCAAGCCCGGCGAACCGTCCTGGGAATCACCCTGGGGCAAGGGCCGTCCCGGCTGGCACCTCGAATGCTCGGCCATGTCCGAAAAATATTCCTCCCTGCCGCTGGATATCCACGGCGGCGGACAGGACCTCTCCTTCCCCCACCACGAGAACGAGGTCGCCCAGTCCGAGGCCGCCACGGGCAAACCGTTCGCCAACTACTGGGTGCACAACGGCTTCGTCCAGATCAACTCCGAGAAGATGTCCAAATCCCTGGGCAACTTCTTCACCATCCGGGACATCCTGGCCAAGTTCCTGCCCGAGACCCTGCGCTACTTCTTGCTGACCATGCACTACCGCAGCCCGCTGGACTTCTCCTTCGACGCCCTTGAAGAAGCGGAAAAGGGCCTCAAGCGCATCTACTCCGCCCTGCGCCAGATCGACGCCGAGCTGGCCAAGGAAAAGTGGAAGAAATCGCCGTTCCCCGAGGAACTGACCAGCGAACTCGACACCCTCGAAAAGAGCTTCGCCGAGGCCATGGCCGACGACCTCAACACCGCCGGAGCGCTGGGCCACGTCTTCTCCGCCATCCGCCTGGCCGGGCGCGTGGCCGAGGACAAGAACCTCCGCAAGTCCGAAGGCGGCCGCGACCTCTTCGCCCGCATCAAGCGGGACATGGCCGAGTGGGCCGAGGTTCTCGGCATCTTCGAGCGCGATCCTGCCGAGTTCCTCCTTGAGCTGCGCGACTGCCGCGCCGCCCGCGCCGGCATCGATCCGGCCAAGGTCCAGGAACTCCTCGACGCCCGCGCCCAGGCCCGCAAGGACAAGGACTTCGACAAGTCCGACGCCATCCGCGACGAGCTCGCCGCCATGCAGGTGGAAGTTCACGACACCCCCCAGGGCGCGACCTGGGACGTCCTCTAA
- a CDS encoding 16S rRNA (guanine(527)-N(7))-methyltransferase RsmG has product MPDTRPTPEAVLAAARKLGRSVTTAQAEQLAAYLDQLIKWNRKMNLVGPSDWQTVFDRLVVDSLFLADFTAGLRLPERPLCLDFGAGAGLPGIPLRVLWQEGEYWLVEVREKRATFMKSVLGRLKLPGTNVFAGRAEDALDRLSKSGHQATADLILSRAFMPWEKLLDFIRPMLRRDGERAGVAVILSNDPPPAETAIPEGWQLGDAASYPAAGGERFFWSFRVV; this is encoded by the coding sequence ATGCCCGATACCCGTCCCACTCCCGAGGCCGTGCTGGCCGCCGCCCGCAAGTTGGGCCGCTCCGTGACCACGGCCCAGGCCGAGCAGCTTGCCGCCTACCTGGATCAACTCATCAAATGGAACCGCAAGATGAATCTCGTGGGACCGTCCGACTGGCAGACCGTCTTCGACAGACTGGTGGTGGACTCCCTGTTCCTGGCCGATTTCACGGCCGGATTGCGGCTTCCCGAACGCCCGCTTTGTCTGGATTTCGGGGCCGGAGCCGGATTGCCCGGCATCCCCTTGCGCGTCCTCTGGCAGGAGGGCGAGTACTGGCTGGTTGAGGTGCGCGAAAAACGGGCCACTTTCATGAAAAGCGTTCTGGGACGGCTCAAGCTGCCCGGCACCAATGTTTTCGCTGGCCGGGCCGAAGACGCGCTGGACCGGCTTTCCAAATCCGGCCACCAGGCGACCGCCGACCTCATTCTCAGCCGCGCCTTCATGCCCTGGGAAAAACTCCTCGATTTCATCCGGCCCATGCTTCGCCGCGACGGCGAACGCGCTGGTGTGGCCGTGATTCTCTCCAATGACCCGCCCCCGGCCGAAACGGCCATTCCCGAAGGCTGGCAGCTCGGCGATGCGGCGAGCTACCCCGCGGCGGGCGGCGAGCGGTTTTTCTGGTCCTTCCGGGTGGTGTGA
- the topA gene encoding type I DNA topoisomerase has translation MPKDLIIVESPAKVKTISKFLGKDYIVDASVGHVRDLPTRDLGVDEENNFAPHYEIIQGKEDVVKRLRASAKKADTVYLAPDPDREGEAIAWHVAELLKPVNDNIRRIQFNEITSRAVKDALEHAQELNENLFDSQQARRILDRLVGYKISPILWKNVKRGISAGRVQSVALKILVEREKERRAFKADEYWPFKVFLEGENPPPFWMDLHKLEGKAVKPGVNHVSNADQAETLQEQLEKGEFLVDSVQEKQRKRQPLPPYITSTLQQDANRRMGYSAKRTMSIAQRLYEGVELGARGTTALITYMRTDSVRIAQEAQEATKELIIEQFGADYYPPKTRNFKTKGGAQDAHEAIRPVDVTITPESVKSYLPSEQYKLYRLVWQRFVASQMAAATFWDTTVLVSAPQTVWRAKGERLLFAGFLAAMDKAKTDEDVELPKLHEGETLKLNELKKEQKFTQPPARYSEASLVKTLEELGIGRPSTYAAIISTLLEREYAKLEEKRFVPTELGFTVSDQLSEHFQALMDVSFTAQMESLLDDVADGKKNWEELLRNFGNDFYPTLEKARTEMGRSQQVTDVVCENCGKPMAIKFGKTGEFLGCTGFPACRTIKNFTRDEEGNIQVVEREKPEDTGVTCEKCGRPMAIKQSRRGEFLGCTGYPDCKSIVNFTRDEDGNIKVVESEKPEVVGVCPDCGGELLLKKARTGSRFIACSNYPDCTYAAPFSTGVPCPREGCSGELVEKSSRRGKIFYSCSEYPKCDYAVWNWPINEPCPKCDHPILVRKSSKDKGEHIACPKKGCDYTRPIDE, from the coding sequence ATGCCGAAAGACCTGATTATCGTCGAGTCCCCCGCCAAGGTGAAGACTATCTCCAAATTCCTGGGCAAGGATTACATTGTGGATGCCTCTGTGGGCCACGTGCGAGACCTGCCCACACGCGATCTGGGCGTGGACGAGGAAAACAACTTCGCCCCGCATTATGAGATCATCCAGGGCAAGGAGGACGTGGTGAAACGGCTGCGAGCCTCGGCCAAGAAGGCGGACACCGTCTATCTCGCGCCTGACCCGGACCGCGAGGGAGAGGCAATCGCCTGGCATGTGGCCGAACTGCTCAAGCCGGTCAATGACAACATCCGCCGGATTCAGTTCAACGAAATCACGTCCCGGGCTGTCAAGGACGCCCTTGAACACGCCCAGGAGCTCAACGAGAATCTCTTCGACTCCCAGCAGGCCCGGCGCATCCTGGATCGGCTGGTGGGCTACAAGATTTCCCCCATCCTGTGGAAGAATGTGAAGCGCGGCATCTCGGCCGGGCGCGTGCAGTCCGTGGCCCTTAAGATTCTGGTGGAGCGCGAGAAGGAGCGGCGCGCCTTCAAGGCCGACGAGTACTGGCCCTTCAAGGTTTTTCTCGAAGGCGAGAATCCGCCGCCGTTCTGGATGGATCTGCACAAGCTCGAAGGCAAGGCGGTCAAGCCGGGCGTCAATCACGTGTCCAACGCGGACCAGGCGGAGACTTTGCAGGAGCAGTTGGAAAAGGGCGAGTTCCTTGTGGACTCCGTGCAGGAGAAGCAGCGCAAGCGCCAGCCCCTGCCGCCGTACATCACCTCCACTCTGCAACAGGACGCCAACCGGCGCATGGGCTACTCCGCCAAGCGGACCATGTCCATCGCCCAGCGGCTCTACGAAGGCGTCGAACTCGGCGCGCGCGGCACCACCGCGCTCATCACCTACATGCGTACCGACTCCGTGCGTATCGCCCAAGAGGCGCAGGAGGCCACGAAGGAACTGATTATCGAGCAGTTCGGCGCGGACTACTATCCGCCGAAGACCCGAAATTTCAAGACCAAGGGCGGCGCGCAGGACGCGCACGAAGCCATCCGGCCCGTTGACGTGACCATTACGCCCGAGAGCGTGAAGAGCTATCTGCCATCCGAGCAGTACAAGCTCTATCGGCTCGTCTGGCAGCGGTTCGTGGCCTCGCAGATGGCAGCGGCCACCTTCTGGGATACCACCGTGCTCGTTTCGGCCCCGCAGACCGTGTGGCGCGCCAAGGGCGAGCGGCTGCTCTTCGCCGGTTTCCTGGCCGCCATGGACAAGGCCAAGACCGATGAGGACGTGGAGCTGCCCAAGCTGCACGAGGGCGAGACCCTCAAGCTCAACGAGCTGAAAAAGGAACAGAAGTTCACTCAGCCCCCGGCCCGCTATTCGGAAGCATCCTTGGTCAAGACCCTGGAGGAGCTGGGCATCGGGCGGCCGTCCACCTATGCGGCCATTATTTCCACCCTGCTTGAGCGCGAGTATGCCAAGCTGGAGGAGAAACGGTTCGTGCCCACCGAATTGGGCTTTACCGTGTCCGACCAGCTCTCCGAGCATTTCCAGGCTCTCATGGACGTGAGCTTCACCGCCCAGATGGAGTCCCTGCTCGACGACGTGGCCGACGGCAAGAAGAACTGGGAGGAGCTGCTCCGGAATTTCGGCAACGATTTCTATCCCACTCTTGAGAAGGCCCGCACCGAGATGGGACGCTCCCAGCAGGTCACGGACGTCGTCTGCGAGAATTGCGGCAAGCCCATGGCCATCAAGTTCGGCAAGACAGGCGAATTCCTGGGTTGCACCGGCTTCCCGGCCTGCCGGACCATCAAGAACTTCACCCGCGACGAAGAAGGCAACATTCAGGTGGTGGAGCGCGAAAAGCCCGAGGACACTGGAGTGACCTGCGAGAAGTGCGGCCGCCCCATGGCCATCAAGCAGTCCCGGCGCGGCGAGTTTCTGGGCTGCACCGGCTATCCGGACTGCAAGTCCATCGTCAATTTCACCCGAGACGAAGATGGCAACATCAAGGTGGTGGAGTCCGAAAAGCCCGAGGTGGTCGGCGTCTGCCCCGATTGCGGCGGCGAGCTGCTGCTCAAGAAGGCGCGCACCGGCTCCAGGTTCATCGCCTGCTCCAACTATCCGGACTGCACCTACGCTGCGCCGTTTTCCACGGGCGTCCCGTGCCCGCGTGAAGGCTGCTCGGGCGAGCTGGTGGAAAAGTCCTCGCGTCGGGGCAAGATATTCTACTCCTGCTCGGAGTACCCCAAGTGCGATTACGCGGTTTGGAACTGGCCCATCAACGAGCCGTGCCCCAAATGCGATCATCCCATCCTGGTGCGCAAGAGTTCCAAGGACAAGGGCGAGCACATCGCCTGCCCGAAAAAAGGGTGCGACTACACCCGTCCCATCGACGAATAG
- a CDS encoding nickel/cobalt transporter, translating into MIRSPAFPVLLLGLVLACLMLACSVPVGMAKAGLAAPNPFTSSAGAQKHDTSESGLLSPLAPVMAKIATWQNTLRQGMSQSAESIRENPLGKAFWVFMALAFAYGVAHALGPGHGKVLAASYFLYRDAPPRQALIYAYLSMPLHVLSATVLVLGGKYLFKMSASRAVDDMGQILQNVSYGLLAIMGLCMLAGVLWNCRKPDREPAPRPTSSNSPKSLVGLALATGLVPCPGAALVLIFSIALGITPAGVAAMVAIALGMGLSLATVSLLTIKFRDTALALMQNSSPLLRTGQCILSLAGALIVFATGSLLLLGSLLDLA; encoded by the coding sequence GTGATCCGTTCCCCCGCATTCCCCGTCCTGCTTCTCGGGCTGGTCCTCGCCTGCCTGATGCTCGCCTGTTCGGTCCCCGTTGGCATGGCCAAGGCCGGGCTTGCCGCGCCAAACCCCTTCACATCCTCGGCCGGCGCCCAAAAACACGACACGTCCGAAAGCGGCCTGCTTTCGCCCCTTGCCCCTGTCATGGCAAAAATAGCGACCTGGCAGAACACCCTGCGCCAGGGCATGAGCCAATCCGCCGAGTCCATCCGCGAAAATCCCCTGGGCAAGGCGTTCTGGGTCTTCATGGCGCTGGCCTTCGCCTATGGCGTGGCGCACGCACTGGGCCCCGGACACGGCAAGGTCCTGGCCGCCTCATACTTCCTCTATCGGGACGCGCCGCCCCGGCAGGCGTTGATCTACGCCTATCTGTCCATGCCCCTGCATGTGCTCTCGGCCACGGTCCTGGTCCTGGGCGGGAAATACCTGTTCAAGATGTCGGCCTCGCGGGCCGTGGACGACATGGGCCAAATCCTGCAAAACGTCAGCTACGGATTGCTTGCGATCATGGGACTGTGCATGTTGGCCGGTGTCCTTTGGAACTGCCGCAAACCCGATCGGGAACCCGCCCCCCGACCCACAAGCTCGAATTCCCCGAAAAGCCTCGTCGGCCTGGCCCTGGCCACGGGCCTCGTCCCATGCCCCGGCGCCGCGCTGGTGCTCATTTTCAGCATAGCCCTCGGCATCACCCCCGCCGGAGTCGCCGCCATGGTCGCCATCGCCCTCGGCATGGGCCTCTCCCTGGCCACAGTCTCCCTGCTGACCATAAAATTCCGAGACACCGCGCTCGCCCTCATGCAAAACAGCTCGCCGCTGCTGCGGACCGGACAATGCATCCTCTCCCTGGCCGGAGCGCTCATTGTCTTCGCCACCGGCAGCCTGCTCCTTCTCGGCTCCCTGCTCGATCTCGCCTGA
- a CDS encoding DUF1007 family protein, which yields MFASSPFRRIIPAVLAAVLLLPALAFAHPHAFVAADVTFVFDEEGLAGIHQRWDMDEMLTASILDLIQKYDGGPLTPAEAKAVESESFKLIKEYDYFTHIRIDGKPFRAQWATDFRVELNDRKMVWHFTIPCHVKAADRNREIVVGVFDESFYTFVTYASENGPTIDPTADPLYLNADAPASPDDFQRFSSHVKLGSFSGKIRTDGPTDLFELNTDVRTMPSMAYYYEQIVPEALIVNFRRP from the coding sequence ATGTTCGCTTCATCACCCTTTCGACGGATAATCCCGGCCGTGCTCGCGGCCGTACTCCTGCTCCCGGCACTGGCCTTTGCCCACCCCCACGCCTTTGTGGCGGCCGACGTCACCTTTGTTTTCGACGAGGAAGGACTGGCGGGCATTCACCAGCGGTGGGACATGGACGAAATGCTGACCGCCAGTATCCTCGACCTCATACAAAAATATGACGGTGGCCCGCTCACGCCCGCCGAAGCCAAGGCCGTTGAGAGCGAGAGCTTCAAGCTCATCAAGGAATACGACTACTTCACGCACATCCGCATCGACGGCAAGCCGTTCCGGGCGCAATGGGCCACCGACTTCAGGGTGGAGCTCAACGACCGCAAGATGGTCTGGCACTTCACCATTCCGTGCCACGTCAAGGCGGCCGACCGCAATCGGGAGATCGTGGTCGGCGTGTTCGACGAATCCTTCTACACCTTCGTCACCTACGCCTCCGAAAACGGGCCGACCATAGACCCCACGGCCGACCCCCTGTATCTCAACGCCGACGCCCCGGCCTCGCCGGACGACTTCCAGCGGTTCTCCAGCCACGTCAAGCTCGGCAGCTTTTCGGGAAAAATCCGGACGGACGGCCCCACAGACCTATTCGAGCTGAACACGGATGTCCGCACCATGCCGTCCATGGCCTACTATTATGAACAAATCGTTCCCGAAGCGCTCATCGTGAATTTCCGGAGGCCGTGA